The following proteins are co-located in the Calliphora vicina chromosome 2, idCalVici1.1, whole genome shotgun sequence genome:
- the bark gene encoding protein bark beetle: protein MMTPRRLVFNGFAVTILIALSFITTIKTQNSELFESAEFPNSQYDVDPDFHTNTQLQFAPPLPTTKSPPPLLGPDDNTLMSSSSSSSSSSASTSYTELNGGSILNERILRSSESPYSVREHITVERNAKLIIEPGVRLEFAPTVGLTIKGILHAVGTPTARITLTAQGHNVELPDVEERGIRLVDGPTPLEGRLEIFHKGSWRSVCTNSRNWTMIDYEVACRQLGFKGGRFWNWVDRTPDQRPRLLYELPNCKGSENSLLDCQWSSRQLGSGVCDYHSDIGIQCKAIHSIQLTHWRGLYFDNAPTTKTLARDNTVYYTKSKSTLKYVDIIRAGNGLKQSAKSALESIGIPPVVQHVVITHSAYTGFNATRPYGGFLMQNVTVRKSNGIGIFVNSSQGYVQLTGCNIQDNFADGVKYVGHDLRVDERPDRSSIYDFCTLPTTSGQTYPITLSFSQKFYAGSAKECAKYFFTKPGYVLTVQFEQFVLKNNETVSVEIFDGASANDRLLFFWKARNFTRPQSVTSSREKLYIRIKADMREEINGFIRITTGDTSAFDLRVLDSTVQDNSGRGIAVDHLRSRLHVHTSSVSGNGHVAGVHITSGAGDVNITETNISYNQGSGVNITYTGGNRNVSRSYVNFNKGFGIAVWLNETNDPNRVEYIPFNQTTAVEYSHLNSNLETGILHGNFCQPLWVNITGNYFNGSADNDIRLETCWRSLEPNEPNMHLQIGHNSFESSQQNSIYISPALNLQGRVEFNQFRYGEYGCIYIRNDFIFQEFNFMPVRLLIQSNYFIKNQGVHVVSLGLSPYSRKDVQSLLFTRNFVRENRIMEFFGPPVEGSEGSDGAGRLNPRSRVAAAVVVGSNNVDIFRNILHNLDSTYEIGSQLSDQSQIINATYNWLGHTDETKIYARLFHRNDRYNLAKIEYIPYLLHSSNPGSTTVIAISTFVPRFYREGSEYIGGEVDGQEMIPAGTYTVNKDINIRPGGKLILQPGVTLQFEPSVGMMVAGKLEARGRRPDDIFLTLKRNTIMPMDVDSSTNHEMIDVENLDMDTETIIGGEETPLVNVRLLGGAGPYEGRLQLYLNGRWGTVCDYGWTELNTALVCHHLGYTLNPKDWRLLRSQMPAVGITEDVIVSNVRCTAHDRDITKCKAEYLNRGDFENSCSHENDVGIRCYEGAWAGVRFSMLAERADLQYVTIEKAGLFDYTTNAFKPALQMDFARHNLENVRIVDNLDDGLGVIYADIYGGRSINNIRNSEFVGNRGSGISFKQLDFRIQGSIIKNNRGSGISHDPVIAANDQLEIGGWFKMAIDFNTFETNYEPYNLPSDQGNIELGTWESKYIRTEEVLGASVSKKLFVRCPAGYVLGIQLLNPINNQSTESVIILNSQTENQRSQLWDVKRDLNVFPTTSSSYGIVIYYESGANALGGAVLMLTTVVAPVQNIRNKVVSGPVPSLHLRSTKIQKNLRGLSAIYYNRYRGNEGEYYLRKANESIKIVNCEISNNYLEAVLLNSPFWDVISSNLSEITLHLNSSTITQNGYGIRQLSKDLRSSNNLFHYVIQDTTVEDNKNGGFQVSLPYVWQYNENFTHSIHFGNTTWQRNRNFCIDVSGHYADFNITSNAFLNNQCPLSLIAVAGMEKRIKFDYNRIEQNMAKYVMEFKADSLSEKLGEVKATIEYNTIKRNTNFEPLRHLPALMHANKLAAQNIMPTAVIRIDGIQNVKLYRNLIAENSLRYNLVAGLRSARLDNYFYASENWWGSSEIDFIESKIFDFDNWNDHADVIFQPYLIEDSYDASVSLVKENRDAIDLNSWQGGRIFTDLFIRKREEPYIIKNDITVMPAATLTIQHGVKMEFEPSIGMLVLGSLSAIGYQESPIVMRPFKNATHESYSLLNKRALEDMSQMQTHDSIRLCTNSQNCSSDTSDIYDINQGFLEYFNHTTLQWVPICDSRFTERNAQVVCRELGYDPLNVYYSHDRRIEFHTNSLTRIWTWVQPLECRGDETRMSECEERLNGQVYGHRHECRWDDVFVFVSCKGTPEDEVYWGGIRFSNAQFEENQYEHRYHDILTHSLQKNKDSKLEFVNIENAGILHNQKSAAIQAIFKTPSITAVTIKNSANHGVNFVAPSGPINLNLLNISQALGVGINIVSLTGEGRESEESSFTPLKNLDMPYKLFSMIDICDPQKSIIIEERVLVYYKYDNNPVNCVKMFTAAYRAKPIGFRLLQSNLFNHSKLYGRMDSIRLYDGDVYNVTSVFMDQIESDTKNQKSFFKTQGPTLSVHLMASGAPEYHGFIAEVVTVPISTIGQYRDALHNITSSHITGATKGAVTYSSAGEITPTLTLTSNRIQNNCMQLYGNFSTCPSAIHVDVQNMNSFYFMNNLILNNQGGLKLRADSRGSATSLRGFIHHNLFLKNRNRPALFIEGRQSSPYQEVELYRNYFAQNQAGFEDVIRLRQVVSNFSYNFVHSNVGGRIVEVSGFEKVRLPIYQSTSHNGFYRNVATNWMGRATIVAGTAGQQYVDNIFENPDNDYEIITVNSTISSFDYRNSTIELWRSKIDARHNYWSYNNSISVQSRIKDKSDDPLLLEVQAVPFQMNNQTILDGKCPPGWGQVQDTCFMYVGVPMTFHEAKDFCRSENSSMPFIKTDSATLWSYLQTQMRHLKYPEKVWIQDFNHIDRCTSFAFAEVTIEECSKEMGFICEIDPKVVIDPLSWRADVFAISIISAFVLAIILLVLVGICWYAKSKHRHVQRLQRRNSIRQSLRSLNSIDPQGSLRRRNFNMSTSTGTLTKTMAQDYKMMGNGSFESIDKSVLSSEASFEPYENHRNGEKSEYQTPKKLQNEYVTSTVRSGSSQGPQRVATIGSASKASASRGRAAVAAWSEQKPTDFELSYRNEGFRDNSTYSGTRNNSISTSIAEDTPIIHQTDVEETGSDYYGNASTLPLRHDPNENLTFLSELKRNIPEQRNSTLSDRPPSSFLPPLQKTPSPTTTQTPFGNNSHADSLTYEQKIDNLNFSSLAELRSHNNSQVSNATAVIPPDIRRPDSYMTAVGTNRLSRPVSAFGNTPKYDTPTAHVASRRPKTVYESDDTATAQLPSSLRPDERKASYQQRSRSEALLETDLDLDNTPTMDANGRSYSQPLETSM from the exons ATGATGACGCCTAGACGTCTTGTCTTTAATGGATTTGCAGTTACAATTCTGATTGCTTTAAGTTTCATAACCacaattaaaacacaaaatagTGAATTATTTGAATCTGCGGAGTTTCCCAATAGTCAGTATGACGTCGACCCAGATTTTCATACAAACACACAGTTGCAATTTGCACCGCCACTGCCAACAACCAAATCACCACCTCCCCTATTGGGGCCAGACGACAATACGCTGATGTCATCGTCTTCTTCGTCGTCGTCGTCGTCTGCCTCCACCTCTTATACAGAATTGAATGGCGGCAGTATATTAAATGAGCGTATATTACGTTCTAGTGAAAGTCCTTATAGCGTTCGAGAACACATTACAGTGGAGAGAAATGCCAAGTTAATCATTGAACCTGGTGTGCGTTTGGAATTTGCTCCAACTGTTGGTTTGACCATAAAAGGAATATTGCATGCAGTG GGAACACCAACGGCACGCATTACTTTGACAGCACAAGGTCACAATGTAGAACTGCCAGATGTAGAGGAGCGTGGCATACGTTTGGTAGATGGGCCGACACCCTTAGAGGGCAGGTTGGAGATCTTTCACAAGGGATCATGGCGGTCTGTTTGTACCAATTCAAGAAA ttGGACCATGATTGACTATGAGGTGGCTTGCCGACAATTGGGTTTCAAGGGAGGCCGCTTTTGGAATTGGGTTGATCGTACTCCCGATCAAAGGCCTCGCTTGCTTTATGAGTTACCCAATTGCAAGGGTTCAGAGAATTCACTATTGGATTGTCAGTGGTCTTCTAGACAGCTGGGTTCCGGGGTATGCGACTACCACAGTGACATTGGTATACAATGCAAGGCCATACACAGCATACAATTAACACATTGGCGAGGCTTGTATTTTGATAATGCTCCCACCACCAAGACTTTGGCCAGAGACAATACCGTTTATTATACCAAATCTAAATCGACCCTGAAATATGTGGACATCATAAGAGCCGGTAATGGTTTGAAACAGTCAGCTAAATCAGCCTTGGAATCTATAGGCATACCACCCGTGGTGCAACATGTGGTTATTACGCATTCAGCTTATACCGGTTTTAATGCCACACGACCATATGGCGGCTTTCTAATGCAAAATGTTACTGTACGGAAAAGCAATGGCATTGGCATCTTTGTCAATTCCAGTCAAGGTTATGTGCAACTAACTGGCTGTAATATACAAGATAATTTTGCAGATGGTGTCAAATATGTGGGTCATGATTTGAGAGTGGACGAGAGACCTGACAGATCTTCAATATACGACTTTTGCACTCTGCCCACCACCTCCGGGCAAACCTATCCCATTACCTTGTCTTTCAGCCAGAAGTTTTATGCTGGTTCAGCCAAAGAATGTGCCAAATACTTTTTTACCAAACCCGGCTATGTGCTGACTGTGCAATTCGaacaatttgttttgaaaaacaatGAAACTGTTTCGGTGGAAATATTTGATGGTGCTTCGGCCAATGATCGTTTGTTGTTCTTTTGGAAAGCACGCAACTTTACCAGGCCTCAGAGTGTTACCTCCAGCAGGGAGAAGCTGTATATAAGAATAAAGGCCGACATGCGTGAAGAAATCAATGGTTTTATACGCATTACCACAGGAGACACAAGTGCTTTCGATTTGAGAGTTCTGGACTCCACCGTGCAAGATAATAGTGGTCGTGGCATAGCTGTAGACCACTTGAGATCTAGATTACATGTACACACTTCCTCAGTATCGGGCAATGGTCATGTGGCTGGTGTTCATATTACAAGTGGTGCTGGAGATGTCAATATAACCGAAACTAATATAAGCTACAATCAAGGTTCCGGAGTTAATATCACTTACACGGGAGGTAATCGTAATGTTTCTCGAAGTTATGTGAACTTCAATAAAGGTTTTGGCATAGCGGTATGGTTAAATGAGACGAATGATCCCAATAGGGTggaatatatacccttcaatcAGACCACAGCAGTGGAGTACTCTCACCTCAACTCCAACTTAGAAACTGGTATATTGCATGGTAATTTCTGTCAACCTTTGTGGGTGAATATAACTGGAAACTATTTCAATGGCAGTGCAGATAATGACATACGTTTGGAAACATGTTGGAGATCTTTGGAGCCCAATGAACCCAATATGCATTTGCAAATAGGGCATAATTCTTTTGAGAGCAGCCAACAGAATTCAATATACATTAGTCCGGCCTTAAATCTTCAAGGAAGAGTAGAATTTAATCAATTCCGTTATGGTGAATATGGCTGCATCTATATACGCAATGATTTCATATTccaggaatttaattttatgccgGTGCGTTTGCTGATACAAAgcaattatttcattaaaaatcaagGTGTTCATGTGGTGTCTTTGGGTTTGTCGCCCTATAGTCGTAAAGATGTACAAAGTCTTTTGTTTACCCGCAATTTTGTAAGAGAAAATCGTATAATGGAGTTCTTTGGTCCACCGGTCGAGGGTAGTGAGGGTTCCGATGGTGCTGGTCGCTTGAATCCAAGATCTAGAGTAGCAGCCGCCGTTGTAGTGGGTTCGAATAATGTGGATATCTTTCGCAATATTTTACACAATCTGGATTCGACCTATGAAATTGGCTCCCAGCTGAGTGATCAAAGTCAAATAATCAATGCCACCTATAATTGGTTGGGACATACGGATGAAACGAAAATATATGCCCGCTTGTTTCATCGCAATGATCGCTATAATTTGGCTAAAATAGAGTATATTCCCTATTTGCTGCACAGTTCAAACCCGGGCTCCACCACAGTCATTGCCATATCCACCTTTGTGCCCCGATTTTATCGAGAAGGCTCTGAATATATTGGTGGTGAAGTTGATGGCCAGGAAATGATACCAGCTGGCACTTATACTGTTAATAAAGATATCAATATTAGACCTGGAGGCAAATTGATTTTACAGCCAGGCGTTACTTTACAATTTGAACCCAGTGTGGGCATGATGGTGGCTGGTAAACTGGAGGCGAGAGGTAGAAGACCAGATGATATTTTCCTAACCCTTAAACGCAATACTATAATGCCCATGGATGTGGATTCCTCGACCAATCATGAAATGATCGATGTGGAAAATCTAGATATGGATACCGAAACCATAATTGGAGGCGAGGAGACGCCTTTAGTTAATGTAAGACTTTTGGGCGGTGCAGGCCCTTATGAAGGTCGCCTGCAACTTTATTTGAATGGCAGATGGGGTACTGTATGTGATTATGGTTGGACAGAACTGAATACCGCCTTAGTATGTCATCATTTGGGTTATACATTGAATCCCAAAGACTGGCGTTTATTGAGATCCCAAATGCCTGCTGTTGGCATAACCGAGGATGTGATTGTTTCTAATGTACGCTGCACAGCCCATGATCGTGATATTACCAAATGTAAAGCTGAATATTTGAATAGAGGAGACTTTGAGAATTCCTGTTCCCATGAAAATGATGTGGGTATACGTTGTTATGAAGGAGCCTGGGCGGGAGTACGATTTAGCATGTTGGCTGAGAGAGCAGATCTGCAGTATGTCACCATTGAAAAGGCCGGACTATTTGATTATACCACCAATGCCTTTAAGCCAGCCTTGCAAATGGATTTTGCCCGCCACAATTTGGAAAATGTGAGAATTGTCGATAATTTAGATGATGGTTTGGGTGTGATATATGCCGATATTTATGGTGGTAGATCTATAAACAATATACGTAATTCCGAGTTTGTGGGCAATAGAGGTAGCGGCATAAGTTTTAAACAGTTGGACTTTCGTATACAAGGTTctatcataaaaaacaatagaGGCAGTGGCATTTCCCATGATCCTGTTATAGCAGCCAATGATCAGTTGGAAATTGGAGGCTGGTTTAAAATGGCCATTGATTTTAATACATTCGAAACTAATTACGAGCCTTATAACCTGCCCTCTGATCAGGGAAATATTGAGCTGGGCACCTGGGAAAGCAAATACATACGCACAGAGGAAGTATTGGGTGCTTCGGTAAGCAAAAAGCTATTTGTAAGATGTCCTGCTGGTTATGTATTGGGTATACAGCTATTAAATCCGATAAACAATCAATCCACTGAGagcgttattattttaaactccCAAACTGAAAATCAAAGATCTCAATTATGGGATGTTAAAAgagatttaaatgtttttcccACTACCAGCAGCAGTTATGGTATAGTGATATACTATGAAAGTGGCGCAAATGCTTTGGGTGGAGCTGTTTTAATGTTGACCACTGTGGTGGCGCCAGTACAAAATATACGCAACAAAGTGGTGTCAGGACCAGTACCTTCTCTGCACTTACGATCCACCAAGATTCAAAAGAACTTGAGAGGCCTTTCAGCTATATACTATAACAGATATCGTGGCAATGAGGGAGAATATTATTTAAGGAAAGCCAATGAGTCCATCAAAATAGTCAATTGTGAAATCAGCAACAATTATCTGGAAGCAGTTTTGCTTAATTCCCCCTTTTGGGATGTTATCAGCAGTAATCTCTCCGAAATAACTTTACACTTAAACAGTTCTACTATAACCCAAAATGGCTATGGCATACGGCAACTTTCCAAAGACTTGAGGTCTTCTAATAATCTCTTCCATTATGTTATACAGGATACAACGGTGGAGGATAATAAAAATGGCGGCTTCCAGGTTTCCTTGCCCTATGTGTGGCAGTATAATGAAAATTTCACGCACAGCATACATTTTGGCAATACCACCTGGCAACGTAATCGAAACTTTTGTATTGATGTCTCGGGCCATTATGCTGATTTCAACATAACCTCAAATGCTTTTCTTAACAATCAGTGTCCTCTGAGTTTAATTGCAGTGGCGGGCATGGAAAAACGTATTAAGTTTGACTACAATCGCATAGAGCAGAATATGGCTAAATATGTTATGGAATTTAAGGCAGACAGTTTGAGTGAAAAGTTGGGCGAAGTTAAGGCCACCATAGAGTACAACACCATTaagagaaatacaaattttgaacccTTAAGACATTTGCCCGCACTAATGCATGCCAACAAATTGGCAGCCCAAAATATTATGCCCACGGCTGTAATACGCATCGATGGTATACAAAATGTTAAACTCTATCGCAATCTCATAGCGGAAAACTCTCTCAGATACAACCTGGTGGCTGGCTTAAGATCAGCCCGGCTGGACAATTATTTCTATGCCAGCGAGAACTGGTGGGGTTCTagtgaaattgattttatagaatcgaaaatatttgattttgataATTGGAATGATCATGCTGATGTCATCTTTCAACCTTATTTAATAGAAGACTCTTACGATGCCAGTGTTTCGTTGGTTAAGGAAAATCGGGATGCCATAGATTTGAACAGCTGGCAGGGTGGTCGTATATTTACAGATCTTTTCATACGTAAAAGAGAGGAACcctatataattaaaaatgataTAACTGTCATGCCCGCGGCCACTTTAACTATACAGCATGGTGTTAAAATGGAATTTGAGCCCAGCATAGGCATGTTGGTCTTGGGATCGCTAAGTGCCATTGGTTACCAAGAGTCACCCATTGTAATGAGACCCTTTAAAAATGCCACCCATGAATCGTATTCTCTGTTAAACAAACGAGCTTTGGAAGATATGTCACAAATGCAAACCCACGACTCCATAAGACTGTGTACAAATTCCCAAAATTGCAGTTCAGATACCAGTGACATTTATGATATTAATCAAGGGTTCTTGGAGTACTTCAACCACACTACTCTGCAATGGGTGCCTATATGTGACAGCCGTTTTACAGAGCGCAATGCCCAAGTAGTGTGTCGTGAATTGGGCTACGATCCTTTGAATGTTTATTACTCTCACGATCGTAGAATTGAATTTCATACAAATTCTTTGACCAGAATTTGGACCTGGGTGCAACCTTTGGAGTGTCGAGGAGATGAAACACGAATGTCTGAGTGTGAAGAACGACTGAATGGTCAGGTTTATGGTCATAGACACGAGTGTCGCTGGGATgatgtgtttgtatttgttaGTTGCAAGGGAACGCCAGAGGATGAAGTCTATTGGGGTGGCATACGTTTTAGTAATGCTCAGTTCGAGGAAAATCAGTACGAACATCGCTATCATGACATACTCACTCATAGTTTGCAGAAGAACAAAGACAGTAAATTGGAATTTGTGAACATTGAAAATGCCGGCATCTTGCACAATCAAAAATCGGCTGCCATTCAAGCCATTTTCAAAACACCCTCCATAACAGCGGTAACCATTAAGAATTCCGCCAATCATGGTGTTAATTTTGTGGCCCCCAGTGGTCCCATTAACCTAAACCTATTAAATATCTCCCAGGCTTTGGGAGTAGGCATAAACATTGTCTCCTTGACCGGTGAGGGCAGAGAAAGTGAAGAATCCAGCTTTACTCCTCTCAAAAATTTAGACATGCCCTATAAACTCTTCTCCATGATAGATATTTGCGATCCTCAAAAGTCCATTATAATAGAAGAACGTGTATTGGTGTATTACAAGTATGATAATAATCCGGTGAATTGTGTCAAAATGTTTACTGCCGCCTATAGAGCCAAACCCATAGGTTTCCGTTTGCTGCAGTCCAATCTCTTCAATCATTCAAAGCTGTATGGACGCATGGACTCTATACGTTTGTATGATGGTGATGTCTACAATGTTACCTCTGTGTTTATGGATCAAATAGAATCAGATACCAAAAATCAAAAGTCATTCTTTAAAACACAAGGTCCCACCTTAAGTGTTCATCTAATGGCTAGTGGGGCTCCCGAATATCATGGTTTTATCGCAGAAGTGGTAACAGTGCCCATATCAACTATAGGACAAT ATCGTGATGCTTTACACAATATAACTTCTTCCCACATAACGGGTGCCACCAAGGGTGCTGTTACTTATTCCTCGGCAGGAGAAATTACTCCTACATTAACCTTAACCTCCAATCGTATACAAAATAATTGCATGCAATTATATGGAAACTTTTCAACTTGTCCCTCAGCCATTCATGTGGATGTGCAAAATATGAATTCTTTCTATTTTATG aataacttaattttgaataatcaGGGCGGTTTGAAATTACGTGCTGATTCTCGTGGCTCTGCCACTTCTCTCAGAGGTTTTATACACCACAACCTGTTCCTCAAGAATCGCAATCGTCCCGCTTTATTCATAGAGGGCCGGCAATCTTCACCCTACCAAGAAGTTGAGTTATACCGCAACTATTTCGCTCAAAATCAAGCTGGTTTTGAGGATGTCATACGTTTGCGCCAAGTTGTTTCCAATTTTAGTTACAATTTTGTGCACAGCAATGTGGGCGGACGCATAGTGGAGGTGTCTGGCTTTGAAAAGGTTCGTTTGCCCATTTACCAGAGCACATCTCATAATGGTTTTTATAG aaatgTGGCCACTAATTGGATGGGTAGAGCTACAATTGTGGCTGGTACAGCCGGCCAACAATATgtggataatatttttgaaaatcccgatAATGATTATGAAATTATCACAGTCAACAGTACCAT TTCCAGTTTTGACTATCGAAACAG CACCATTGAATTATGGCGTTCTAAAATCGATGCCCGACACAATTATTGGAGTTACAACAACAGTATATCTGTGCAGTCCAGAATTAAAGATAAATCgg ATGATCCCTTGTTGCTGGAAGTGCAAGCAGTACCCTTCCAAATGAATAATCAAACAATATTGGATGGAAAATGCCCGCCCGGTTGGGGTCAAGTGCAGGATACTTGTTTTATGTATGTGGGAGTGCCCATGACTTTCCACGAAGCCAAAGACTTTTGTAGATCGGAGAACTCTTCAATGCCGTTTATAAAAACCGATAGTGCCACTTTGTGGTCATATCTGCAGACACAAATGAGACACTTAAA ATATCCCGAAAAAGTGTGGATCCAGGATTTCAATCATATAGATAGATGCACCAGTTTTGCATTTGCCGAAGTGACAATAGAAGAGTGTAGCAAAGAAATGGGTTTTATATGTGAAATTGATCCAAAA GTGGTAATTGATCCCTTGTCTTGGAGAGCAGATGTCTTTGCCATCAGCATTATTTCCGCCTTTGTATTAGCCATTATTTTATTGGTTTTGGTGGGCATCTGCTGGTATGCAAAATCCAAGCACCGACATGTTCAACGCCTGCAAAGACGCAACAGTATACGACAAAGTTTACGCAGTTTGAATAGCATAGATCCTCAGGGATCCTTGAGAAGAAGaaatttt aacATGTCCACATCAACGGGCACTTTAACCAAAACAATGGCTCAAGATTATAAAATGATGGGCAATGGTTCATTTGAGTCCATAGATAAAAGTGTTTTGAGTTCAGAGGCCAGTTTTGAACCCTATGAAAATCACCGTAATGGTGAGAAATCTGAATATCAAACGCCCAAGAAGTTACAAAATGAATATGTTACTAGTACCGTTAGATCGGGTTCCTCACAAGGCCCCCAGAGAGTAGCAACTATAGGCTCCGCCTCTAAGGCCAGTGCCAGCAGAGGAAGAGCAGCAGTGGCTGCCTGGTCCGAACAAAAGCCTACAGATTTTGAACTTTCGTATCGCAATGAGGGTTTCCGTGATAACTCCACCTATTCGGGGACACGCAATAATTCTATAAGTACCAGCATTGCGGAAGATACACCCATTATACACCAAACAGATGTAGAAGAAACAGGTTCCGATTATTATGGTAATGCCAGTACATTACCGCTGCGACACGACCCCAATGAAAATTTAACCTTTTTATCAGAACTCAAGAGAAACATACCCGAACAACGCAACAGTACTTTATCGGACAGACCGCCAAGTTCATTTCTGCCCCCATTACAAAAAACTCCCTCACCCACCACGACTCAAACACCGTTTGGCAATAATTCGCATGCCGATAGTTTGACCTACGAACAAAAAATCGATAATTTGAACTTTAGTTCTTTAGCCGAATTACGTAGTCATAATAATAGCCAAGTAAGTAATGCCACAGCTGTTATACCGCCCGACATTAGACGTCCGGACTCGTATATGACAGCCGTGGGAACGAATAGACTGTCAAGGCCAGTTTCAGCTTTTGGCAATACACCCAAGTATGATACGCCTACGGCCCATGTGGCCAGTAGACGACCCAAAACAGTTTACGAAAGTGATGACACTGCCACAGCACAATTACCTTCATCCCTAAGGCCAGACGAACGTAAAGCGTCGTACCAGCAACGTTCACGTTCGGAAGCATTGCTAGAGACTGATCTTGATCTTGACAATACACCGACCATGGATGCTAATGGCAGATCGTACAGCCAACCATTAGAGACCTCAATGTAA